From the genome of Streptomyces sp. JH34:
CGTGAGCGCGGGGTGAACCTGCGTCTGGTCGACGCCGACCACGTGTCCGTCGCGTGTGACGAGACCACCACCCGCACCCGGATCGCCGCCGTCTGGGCCGCCTTCGGAGCCGGTGGCGACGTCGAGGCGCTCGACGGCGCGACCGCCGACGCGCTGCCCGAGGGCCTGTTGCGCACCGACGCGGTCCTCACCCACCCGGTCTTCCACCAGCACCGCTCCGAGACGGCCATGCTGCGGTACCTGCGCAAGCTCGCCGACCGCGACTACGCGCTGGACCGCGGCATGATCCCCCTGGGCTCCTGCACCATGAAGCTCAACGCGACCGCCGAGATGGAGTCGATCACCTGGCCCGAGTTCGGCGCGCTGCACCCCTTCGCGCCGGCCGAGCAGGCGCAGGGCTTCCTCACCCTCATCCGCGAGCTGGAGGAGCGTCTCGCCGAGGTCACCGGTTACGACGCCGTCTCCATCCAGCCCAACGCCGGCTCGCAGGGTGAGTTCGCCGGGCTGCTGGCCGTCCGCGCCTATCACCGGGCCAACGGGGAGCACGGGCGCACCGTCTGCCTGATCCCGTCCTCCGCGCACGGCACCAACGCCGCGAGCGCCGTCATGGCCGGCATGAAGGTCGTCGTGGTGAAGACCGCCGACGACGGCGAGGTCGACATAGAGGATCTCCGGGCCAAGATCGCGAAGCACCGTGACGAGCTCGCGGTCCTCATGATCACCTACCCCTCCACGCACGGTGTCTTCGAGGAGCACGTCGCCGACATCTGCGGAGAGGTGCACGACGCGGGCGGCCAGGTGTACGTGGACGGCGCCAACCTCAACGCGCTGGTCGGTCTCGCCAAGCCGGGCCACTTCGGTGGCGACGTGTCCCACCTGAACCTGCACAAGACCTTCTGCATCCCGCACGGCGGCGGCGGCCCCGGCGTCGGCCCGGTCGGGGTGCGCGCCCACCTGGCGCCGTACCTCCCCAACCACCCCCTCCAGCCCGCGGCGGGCCCGGAGACCGGTATCGGCCCGATCTCGGCCGCTCCGTGGGGCTCCGCGGGGATCCTGCCGATCTCCTGGGCGTACGTACGCCTGATGGGGGGCGAGGGGCTGAAGCGTGCGACGCAGGTCGCCGTACTCGCGGCCAACTACATCGCCAAGCGCCTCGAACCGCACTTCCCGGTCCTGTACAACGGCCCGGCCGGTCTGGTCGCGCACGAGTGCATCGTCGACCTGCGGCCCATCTCCAAGGCCACCGGCGTCAGCATCGACGACATCGCCAAGCGGCTCATCGACTACGGCTTCCACTCGCCGACCATGTCGTTCCCGGTGGCGGGAACCCTGATGATCGAGCCGACGGAGAGCGAGGACCTCGCCGAGCTCGACCGGTTCTGCGACACGATGATCGCCATTCGCGCCGAGATCGACAAGGTCGCCTCGGGGGAGTGGAGCGCCGACGACAACCCGCTGTGCAACGCCCCCCACACCGCCGCGGCACTCGGCGGGGAGTGGACCCACTCCTACAGCCGTCAGGAGGCGGTCTTCCCGGCAGGGGTCAGCCCGGCGGACAAGTACTGGCCGCCGGTGCGCAGGATCGACGGCGCGTTCGGTGACCGCAACCTGGTCTGCTCCTGCCCGCCTCTGGACGCGTACGACCAGTAGGGACGCGTAAGGCCAAGAGGCACGCGTACGGCCAAGAGGCACGCGGACACGTTTCGGGGCCGGTGCGGAGACTTTCTCCGGGCCGGCCCCTGTGCTTCGTCCGCCTGCGGTCAGGCGGCTTTCATCACCCGGCCGCTCCTCAGCGGACGGTGCGGGGCGATGATCTGACCGTCGGGGAGCAACTCGCCGGTGTCCTCGAAGAGCAGGACGCCGTTGCACAGCAGGCTCCAGCCCTGTTCCGGGTGGTGAGCCATCAGGCGGGCGGCTTCACGGTCGTTGGATTCAGCGGTCGGACAGGGTGGCTGGTGCTGGCACATGGATGTGTTCTTTCGCTGCGTCGATTCGAGTGTTCTGCGGCTGGACGAGATCTTCATGACCGTCCCCGTATCAGGTCGGTCCGGTCCCAGTGTTGCCCCGCGGGCGTCTTTCCGCAGGGATTTCGCGGCAGCTGCTCCTCTTCCTCCTCTGACGCGTCACCCGGCCGGACGGTTCAACGCAACTGCACTGTCCGTTCGGATGGTTCGGGGTGACCTGACCGGACTAGTCCGGACGGGTAAGGGCGCGCCCCCGCCGGTCATCTCGGCAGGGGCGCGTGGGCGACGGGCGGTCAGGCGGGCGATCCGAGGAGGCCGGGAAGCTCCGGAAGAGGTGCCGGGGTGACCCGCAGGGTCATGACCGGGAGCAGGTCCGCGACCCGGTGCGGACGGTAGGCCGTGATGCCCGGGGGAGCCGGGGCCAGCGGCACCAGCACGTCGGACGGTGCGAGCGTGCCGGCACCGGCGTCGGCCTCGACGTCGTGATGCAGCCACAGGGTGAACATGTAGAGCTCGGGTACCGACAGCAGGCGCGGCTGGTAGTGCGTCGCCGTCGACTCCGCCTGGCGCACGGCGAGTTCGGTGGAGACGATGTAAGGACCCTCGAAGAAGTGCGAGAAGGTCCAGCCATCGGCGGTGAGCATGGTGTCCGCTGCGGCGACGGCGCGCTCACCGCTGCGGACCAGGAAGCGCCAGCCGGCGAGGCGGGTACGCGGTGCGGCCTCGTTCGGCACGATCCGGTCCAGCACGTGGACGGGAAGCGGGAGTTCGGGACTCAGCGATCCCTGGACGGACCGGAGAGCGGGCGTGTGGGCCTCGCGGACTGCGGTGGGAGAACCGAGTGCCGCGAGAACGCTGCGCAGTGCGGGCGCTGGGGCCGGGGAAACATGCAGCGGCATGGTGGGTCGCCTCTCACTTCGGAGACACGGTGGTGCATGGGCGGGTGCAGACGGCGCTGTCGGCGTGCGGGGCCAGAGGAAGGCCGGTGACGGGCGGCCGAGCCGGTGCGTCAACTCTCTGCCTCGTGCGCAGAGTTTATACGACAAATGTTCACACTATGTTTCGACTACTCGGCCCGCGTATTGCGCGCAAGGCGGATTCGAGTCTTTGGATTGTGCCGTATCTGTGGATTCGAACCGCGCCCGACACCCGTCGCCAGGTACTTTCCCGATGCGGCGGTAGGCTGAAACGCATCGGTTTTCCCACTGCGCGACCCGGCGGTGCAACTGCATATGCCCCATGCCTTAGGAATGTGCCTCCGGCTCCGGTCACCAGACTACTGGGTGCTCGTCGGCCGTGGGGGCGTTACGGATCATCTCGTCGGGGCATTATCGATCGTGATACGAGCGGCCTGGGCCGCGGGCCGCCCACTCGAGGAGGGACCCTTCGATGGGCGAGAAGGTCGTGGCGGACGCGTTCGCCCCGTCCGATCGGCAGGCGTACCGCGAGAAGCTGACCCAGTGCCTGAACGGGCTGGAGAGGCTCCTGTCGGAGCGGAGGTTCGATCGCCCCAGGAATCTCATGGGGCTGGAGATCGAGCTGAATCTCGCGGGTTCGGACGGCATGCCGAGGATGCGGAATGCTGAGGTGCTCCAGCGCATCGCCAGCCGGGATTTCCAGACGGAGCTGGGGATGTTCAATCTGGAGGTGAACATTCTTCCCCACCGGCTGAGCGGCCGGGTATTCGATCAGCTGGCGGAGGAGCTGCGTACGGGGCTCGCCTATGCCCACCGGAAGGCCGCGGAGGTCGATGCCGGGATCGTGATGATCGGCATCCTGCCGACCCTCGGCCGGGAGGACGTGGTTTCGGCGAACCTGTCGGACGTCGACCGCTACATGCTCCTGAACGACCAAATGGCGGCTGCCCGCGGTGAGGAATTCGTGCTCGATATCGAGGGCGTCGAGCGGCTGGTCGCGACCTCCGCCTCGATCGCCCCCGAATCGGCCTGCACATCGGTCCAGTTGCACCTGCAGGTGACGCCGGACCGCTTCGCGGACGTCTGGAACGCCGCCCAGGCCATCGCGGCCGTGCAGATCGCCCTCGGGGCCAACTCGCCCTTCCTGTTCGGCAAGGAACTGTGGCGCGAGTCGAGGCCGCCGCTGTTCCAGCAGGCCACCGACGTGCGGCCGCCCGAGCTCCGGAACCAGGGGGTGCGCCCCAGGACCTGGTTCGGGGAGCGCTGGATCGGTTCGGCGTACGAGCTCTTCGAGGAGAACGTCCGCTACTACCCGCCCCTCCTGCCGATCTGCGACGAGGAGGATCCGCTGCGGGTCCTCGACGAGGGCGGCGTACCGTCACTCGCCGAACTCGTCCTGCACAACGGCACGGTCTACCGGTGGAACCGCCCGGTGTACGGGCTGGCGGACGGCGTCCCCCATCTGAGGGTCGAGAACCGGGTCCTGCCCGCCGGCCCCACGGTCGTCGACGTGATCGCCAACTCCGCCTTCTACTACGGACTGGTGCGCGCGCTCGCCGACGAGTCCCGGCCGGTGTGGTCGAAGCTGCCCTTCGAAGCCGCGGCCGAGAACTTCGACGCCGCCTGCCGCCACGGGATCGAAGCCGAGCTGCTCTGGCCGCGCCCCGGCCGCTCGGGCGGGGTGGCGAGGGTGCCGGCCGTGAAACTCGTACGTGACGAACTGCTGCCGCTCGCGGCCGCCGGGCTCGACGCCTGGAACATCGAACCCGCGGACCGTGACCGCTACCTCGGCGTCATCGAGGAGCGCTGCAGGCGCGGTGTGAACGGCGCGTCCTGGCAGGTCGACACCTACCACCGGGCCCTGGAGGCGGGCCTCGAACGGGAAGGCGCCCTCGCCGCCACCACCCGGCGCTACGGCGAGCTGATGCAGGCCGGGGAGCCGGTGCACACCTGGCCCGTCGGGTTCCCCGCCCCCTGAGGAGGACGCCGCCCCGTGTCCCGCCGCCCCTCTCACGTCGGGCAAGCTAGGACGACGCACGGCTGACGGCAGCCGTACAGGTGGAGGCGGGGCGCGTGGCTGAATCCATTCCTCACGAGGAGGTGTCCCGGCGGATCCTGCGGTCGGAGACGCTGCTCGTGCTGGCTCTCTCGCTCGGGGCCAGTGGGGTGTCCGCCTTGATCAGCTTCATCGGGTCGCTGACCAGACCCGGCGGTCTCAAGGACCAGGCGGCGACGCTGAACGGGTCGTACGCCCCCGGGCGGCCGTGGCTGGACCTGGCCTGGCAGCTGTTCGGCATCGCCTCGGCGCTGGTGCCGGTCGCGCTCGTGGCGCACCTGCTCATCCGCGAAGGCGCGGGTCTGCGGACCCTCGGCCTCGACCGCACCAGGCCGGGGCCGGATCTGGGCCGGGGCACCCTGATCGCGGCGGGGATCGGCAGCGCCGGGCTGGCCTTCTACCTGGTGGCGCGGGCGGCCGGGTTCAACCTGACCGTGGTCCCCGAGTCGCTGCCGGACGTGTGGTGGAAGCTCCCCGTGCTGATCCTCTCCGCGGTGCAGAACTCGCTCGTGGAGGAGGTCATCGTCGTCGGCTATCTGCTGCGACGGCTGGGGCAGCTGGGATGGACGCCGATGGCCGCCCTGGTGGCGAGTTCCGTCCTGCGGGGCTCCTACCACCTTTACCAGGGGATCGGTGGCTTCATAGGGAACATGGTCATGGGCGTGGTCTTCGTCCTGCTGTACAGGCGCTGGGGGCGGGTCGGGCCACTGGTCGTCGCGCACGCCCTGCTCGACATCGGGGCGTTCGTCGGATACGCGCTGCTCGCGGGGAAGGTGGGCTGGCTGCCCACCCCGTGAGCGGGCGGCCCGCGCACGTCCCTCTCACAGCCCGGTGAGCAGTTCCCCGTCGATCACCGTGACGGCGCCGCCCGTCAGCAGTGTGCGTTCCCCGCGCAGCGAGGTGCGCACCAGGCCCGAGCGGGCTGAGGCCTGAAGGCCCACGAGGTCGTCGCGGCCGAATCTGGCCGCCCAGAACGGCGCCAGGGCCGTGTGGGCGCTTCCGGTCACCGGGTCCTCGTCGATGCCGACCGCGGGGAAGAAGCCGCGCGAGACGAAGTCGTACCCACGCGTGGGGTCGTCGGCCGGCGCCGTCGCGATGACCCCCCTGTGGGAACAGCCGGCGAGCGCACGGAAGTCGGGCCGCAGGGCTCGTACGGCCGCTTCGTCGGGCAGCTCCACGAGCAGGTCACCGACGTGCTCGCCCGTGTCGTGGAGGGAGAGCGGTGCGGCACCGAGCGCCTCGGCCAGCCCGGGAGGGGCGGACGCCGGTGTCAGGGGCGCCGTGGGGAAGTCCAGCGTCAGGGTGCCGTCGTCGTGGGTGGTGGTGCGCAGGACGCCGGAGCGGGTCGCGTGGCGCACCGTGCCGCTCGCCGCCCCGGTGGTGTGCAGGACGTGGGCGGCGGCGAGCGTCGCGTGCCCGCAGAGATCGACCTCGGCGGCCGGCGTGAACCAGCGCAGCGCCCAGTCGGCCTCACCGCCCGGCGGCAGCGGATGGGCGAACGCGGTCTCCGAGAGGTTGACCTCGGAGGCGACGGTCTGGAGGCGTTCGTCGTCGGGGAACGCGCCGGAGTCCAGGATCACGACTCCGGCGGGATTGCCGGCGAACGGGCGGTCGGTGAACGCGTCGACGATGCGGATCTTCATGGGGCCGACGGTAGGCGGGTCCTCGGAGTGCGGTCCAAGGCCAATTCCGGACGCGCGGCCCGGTGGGACCCTTTCGCGGTTCACAGCCGTCCGGGCTTGCGGGCCAGGAACGTGGCGGCCCGCCTGTTCGTCCCTTCGCCGGGCTCCTGCAGCAGATGCGCGGTGACCTCGAGACCGGCCTCGCCCGGAGGGCGGGGGATCCGGTCCGGCTGGACCGGATGGGACGCGTAGGACACCGGATGTCCCTCCGTACGCCTGCGCCGGACGCAGGACGTGCCGTGACCTTCCCGGGTCCGTACCCGGCATCCGCGACGGGGCCGAGTCCGGCGGTCCGTACGAGTTCGGCGAACGTGGACAGCATCGCGCGTGGCAACGGGTCCTTTCCACAGGGGGGTTTGACGCGTTCGGCGTAGCGGCGGCGGCGGTGGCGGCGGAAATCGCGGACGGCGCTGAGATGGCTGGGCTCGGTGATGCGGACGGCCTTGGACGCCGCTCCGGCGGTGCGCCCCCGCCGTCCCGCGGCAACACTCCTCGGCCGACGCCGTGGGGCGGCCGCAGACACGGAGCCTTGTCACGCGATAGCTTCCGATATATCGTTGAGGCATCGCGACAGTTCAATGAAGAGTCGCAGAATCACGATGACGAGAGGAGCGCGTCATGCGTTCACATGGGAACGACCACGGATGCGGACCCGGGCGCCGCGGCGCCGGCAGGGGAGACTTCGAAGGCGGCCGTGCCGCGTTCGGACCGTTCGGACCGCCCTTCGGAGGTGGGCCGTTCGGCGGCGGGCCCTTCGGCGGCGGCCGCGGCCGGGGAGGCGGCCGGGGGAGGGCGAGGCGCGGTGACGTGCGCGCGTCGATCCTCGCCCTGCTCAAGGACCGGTCGATGCACGGTTACGAGATGATCCAGGAGATCGGCGAGCGCAGTGGCGGGGCCTGGAAGCCCAGCCCCGGCTCGGTGTATCCCACCCTCCAGCTGCTGGAGGACGAGGGCCTGATCGTCAGCGCCAGCGAGGGTGGCAAGAAGCTGTTCACCCTCACCGACCTGGGACGGAGCGAGGCCGAGTCCGGCCCCGACGCCCCCTGGGAAGAGGCAGGGCGCGGTGTCGACTGGGAGGGCGTGAACGAGATCCGTCAGGCCGGCTTCGGGCTGATGGAGGCGTTCGGCCAGGTCTGGAAGACCGGCTCGGCCGACCAGCGGCAGAAGGCCCTCACGGTGATCAACGACGCCCGTAAGAAGCTGTACCTGATCCTCGCCGACGAGGACTGAGCGGTGCGGCACGCGCACGCGGAGGAAGGCTCCCTCGTGGGGCCCTCCTTCTGTCCGCCGCCCTCCGGCGCGACCGCCGCGTACCGCACGGTGCGGCGTGGTCTCATCCGCAAGGATGAGGGAGCCGCCTGCCGCCCCCGACTTCTGCGGGATGGCGGATGGGCCGCTCCGGGGATGTTTCCGCTCCCTGGGACTGATGGGGTGGAGATGTGCACATCCGGACATCAGGGATCCCCGAGCAAGCCCCGCCGAACCACCCGTGGGCCGGTTCCGGGCCGAGTCCGGCGATGACCGCCGTGGTGACCGGCGCGCGCAGGCGAGCTGTGCGGGACGGTGACCGTCACGTCGACACGGCGCATCTCCTGCACTCCCTGGTCGAGTCCGATCCCGCCGTCAGGGAGGTCTTCGACGGTGGTCCGCAACTGGCCAAGGTGCTCGGGTACCTGGTGCAGCGCACCATCGGGTACGGCCTCCGCTGGCAGAGGACGCAGGAGGATTCGGGCAGGTTCCCGGCCGTGCCGGAACCCGCGGGTGAGGGGTGGTCGCCCTCGGCGTCGGCAGCGATGGACCGTGCCGCCCGTAGCGCGCTCCGGCGCGGGGACCTCCACGCCGACGGCCTCGATCTGCTGGCCGCGCTGGTCGCGGATCCGCGCTGCCGTGCGGTGGAGGTGCTGCGCCGGGCCGGTGTCGCCGCCGAGCCGCTGGGCGTCCGTGCGGCGGACCGGGCCGCACGGGATCCGCAGGGGTGATCGCGGACACGCGGTGGACAGGTGCGACGGGGGTGACGCTGCTGACGCCTGCTGCCATGATGTGCCGATGCACGTGTCTCAGGGGAGAAGTGCCGGTCTGGGCCTGGCCCTTGTCTCGGCCTTCGCGTTCGGCGGTTCAGGGGTGGCGGCCAAGCCGCTGATCGAGGCGGGCCTGGACCCGTTGCACGTGGTGTGGCTACGGGTGACCGGTGCCGCCCTGGTCATGCTGCCGATCGCCTGGCGGCACCGGAATCTCGTCAGGGAACGGCCCGTGCTGCTGGCCGGTTTCGGGCTGTTCGCCGTGGCCGGGGTGCAGGCCTTCTACTTCGCCTCGATCTCACGTATCCCGGTCGGCGTCGCACTCCTCATCGAGTATCTGGCGCCCGCGCTGGTCCTCGGCTGGGTGCGCTTCGTGCAACGGCGCCCCGTCACCCGCGCCGCCGCCGCGGGTGTCGTGCTGGCGGTCGGCGGACTCGCCTGCGTCGTCGAGGTGTGGGCCGGGTTGAGCTTCGACGCGGTCGGGCTGTTGCTCGCGCTCGGCGCGGCGTGCTGTCAGGTGGGCTACTTCGTCCTGTCGGACCAGGGCGCAGGGCACGGTGACACGACGGACGCCGGGCCTCCGCACCCCGTGGGCGTGATCGCGTACGGGCTGCTGGCCGGCGCGGCCGTGCTCACGGTGGTGGCCGCCCCCTGGGCCATGGACTGGGCGGTCCTCGGCGGGAGCGCGGAGATGAACGGGCACGACGTGCCCGCGTGGCTGCTGCTCTGCTGGATCGTGCTGCTCGCGACCGTGCTGGCCTACGCGACCGGTGTGGTGTCGGTACGCCTGCTCTCGCCGCAGGTCGCAGGCGTCGTCGCCTGCCTCGAGGCGGTCATCGCGACCGTGCTTGCCTGGGTGCTCCTCGGTGAGCACCTCTCCCTGCCCCAACTGGTCGGAGGAGGTGTCGTGCTGATCGGAGCCTTCATCGCGCAGTCGTCCGCCCCCAGGCCGCCGTCGGGCCCCGTGGCGTCGGGCCCGGGGGCGGTGGCGGTCGGGGCGGCGGACGCCCATGAGCCGGCGGATACAGGGGCCGAGCTGTCTCGGCCTCCGGCCTCGCCGTAGCCCGGTCCGCAGGCTCAGGCGGGCAGCCCGCCGTGGAGTGCGGTGAGGTAGTCCGGCACCGGGACGGCGGGGGCCAGGTCGTCGGACGGCAGTGGTGCCCCGTAGCTCCGTGACACCGGGATCACGCCCGCCCAGTGCGGCAGTGCGAGGTCCTCCGGGTCGTCGTTCGGGCCGCCCGTACGGATCTTGGCGGAGACCTCGTCGAGGTCCAGGCGGATCACCGCGGTGGCGGCGAGCTCCTTCGTGTCCGCCGGGCGCGAGTCCCTGGACCTGCCCGGAACCACCTGGTCGACGATCGCGTCGAGTGCGACGCGCCGCTCCTCCGGGTCGGTCACCGTCCGTGCGATGCCGTGGACCACCACGGAGCGGTAGTTCATCGAGTGGTGGAAGGCGGAACGCGCCAGTACCAGGCCGTCCACATGCGTCACGGTCAGGCATACGGCTAGGCCCGGATCGGCCGCAGCGGTCGCGCGCAGCGGACGCGAACCGGTCGAGCCGTGGACGTACAGCCGGTCGTCGATCCGGCCGAACAGTGTGGGCAGCACGACCGGTGCGCCGTCGCGGACGAAGCCGAGATGGCACAGGTAGGCCGTGTCGAGTATCGAGTGCACCGTCTCCTTGTCGTACGAGGCGCGCTGCCTGGCGCGGCTGGGGACCGTGCGCCCGGTCGGCTCGTAGGCGTCCCCGGGGAGGCCGGTGCTGTCGGGCGTGTCAGTGTCCGGCATTGCGTACTCCATTGCACTAGTGCATAATGTCTTTTGTGCTAGGAGAGTATCGGATCAGTGGGCGGCGTGCATCCGAGATCGCCGCGAGTGTGGAGCGCGGGGTCGCCTCGGGTGACCTCGCGCCCGGTCATGTGCTGCCGCCCATGAGGGAGTTGGCGACGCTCCTCGGCGTGAATCCCAATACGGTGGCCGCCGCCTACCGGTCCCTCCGCGAGCGCGGGGTGATCGAGACCGCCGGGCGCCGGGGGAGCCGGGTGCGGCCGCGTCCCGCGAGCACGGCACGCGGCTCGCTCCGGGTGGAGGCACCTCCGGGCGTGCGTGACCTGGGTGACGGCAATCCCGACCCCGCGCTGCTGCCCGGTCTCGGGGAGGCCCTGGCGGTGGCCGCGGCGGCGTACGGCCGGCAGCCGCACCTCTACGGCGACGCGACAGTGGTCCCCCGGTTCGCGGAGATCGCGAGGGCTGAGCTGGACGCGGACGGTGTGCCCGGCGGGCCGGTGGCCGTCGCCTCCGGATCCCTCGACGCGATCGAAAGGGTGCTGACCGCGCACCTCAGGCCGGGTGACGCGGTCGCCGTCGAGGATCCGGGTTGGGGGGCTCTGCTGGACCTCGTCCCGGCCCTCGGCATGCGCGTCCTGCCGGTGGCGCTGGACGAGGACGGTCCGCTGCCGGGCGAG
Proteins encoded in this window:
- a CDS encoding type II CAAX endopeptidase family protein; the protein is MAESIPHEEVSRRILRSETLLVLALSLGASGVSALISFIGSLTRPGGLKDQAATLNGSYAPGRPWLDLAWQLFGIASALVPVALVAHLLIREGAGLRTLGLDRTRPGPDLGRGTLIAAGIGSAGLAFYLVARAAGFNLTVVPESLPDVWWKLPVLILSAVQNSLVEEVIVVGYLLRRLGQLGWTPMAALVASSVLRGSYHLYQGIGGFIGNMVMGVVFVLLYRRWGRVGPLVVAHALLDIGAFVGYALLAGKVGWLPTP
- the gcvP gene encoding aminomethyl-transferring glycine dehydrogenase, which translates into the protein MTPRRTPLSQLEQGIPFEQRHIGPDAGAQAKMLAQVGYGSLDELTAAAVPDVIKSAEALNLPEARTEAEVLAELRSLADRNQVLAPMIGLGYYGTFTPPVILRNVMENPAWYTAYTPYQPEISQGRLEALLNFQTMVADLTGLPTSGASLLDEGTAAAEAMALARRVGKVKDGVFLVDADTLPQTVAVIETRAEPTGVEVVVADLSDGIPTEIAERGVFGVLLQYPGASGAVRDIKPVIEQAHELGAIVSVAADLLALTLLTSPGELGADIAVGTTQRFGVPMGFGGPHAGFMAVREKFARSLPGRLVGVSVDADGDKAYRLALQTREQHIRREKATSNICTAQVLLAVMAGMYAVYHGPDGLRTIARRTHRFAAILAEGLRAAGTEVVHDAYFDTLTVRAPGAAAGVVAAARERGVNLRLVDADHVSVACDETTTRTRIAAVWAAFGAGGDVEALDGATADALPEGLLRTDAVLTHPVFHQHRSETAMLRYLRKLADRDYALDRGMIPLGSCTMKLNATAEMESITWPEFGALHPFAPAEQAQGFLTLIRELEERLAEVTGYDAVSIQPNAGSQGEFAGLLAVRAYHRANGEHGRTVCLIPSSAHGTNAASAVMAGMKVVVVKTADDGEVDIEDLRAKIAKHRDELAVLMITYPSTHGVFEEHVADICGEVHDAGGQVYVDGANLNALVGLAKPGHFGGDVSHLNLHKTFCIPHGGGGPGVGPVGVRAHLAPYLPNHPLQPAAGPETGIGPISAAPWGSAGILPISWAYVRLMGGEGLKRATQVAVLAANYIAKRLEPHFPVLYNGPAGLVAHECIVDLRPISKATGVSIDDIAKRLIDYGFHSPTMSFPVAGTLMIEPTESEDLAELDRFCDTMIAIRAEIDKVASGEWSADDNPLCNAPHTAAALGGEWTHSYSRQEAVFPAGVSPADKYWPPVRRIDGAFGDRNLVCSCPPLDAYDQ
- a CDS encoding DUF5999 family protein, which produces MCQHQPPCPTAESNDREAARLMAHHPEQGWSLLCNGVLLFEDTGELLPDGQIIAPHRPLRSGRVMKAA
- a CDS encoding EamA family transporter, with the protein product MHVSQGRSAGLGLALVSAFAFGGSGVAAKPLIEAGLDPLHVVWLRVTGAALVMLPIAWRHRNLVRERPVLLAGFGLFAVAGVQAFYFASISRIPVGVALLIEYLAPALVLGWVRFVQRRPVTRAAAAGVVLAVGGLACVVEVWAGLSFDAVGLLLALGAACCQVGYFVLSDQGAGHGDTTDAGPPHPVGVIAYGLLAGAAVLTVVAAPWAMDWAVLGGSAEMNGHDVPAWLLLCWIVLLATVLAYATGVVSVRLLSPQVAGVVACLEAVIATVLAWVLLGEHLSLPQLVGGGVVLIGAFIAQSSAPRPPSGPVASGPGAVAVGAADAHEPADTGAELSRPPASP
- a CDS encoding PhzF family phenazine biosynthesis protein, translating into MKIRIVDAFTDRPFAGNPAGVVILDSGAFPDDERLQTVASEVNLSETAFAHPLPPGGEADWALRWFTPAAEVDLCGHATLAAAHVLHTTGAASGTVRHATRSGVLRTTTHDDGTLTLDFPTAPLTPASAPPGLAEALGAAPLSLHDTGEHVGDLLVELPDEAAVRALRPDFRALAGCSHRGVIATAPADDPTRGYDFVSRGFFPAVGIDEDPVTGSAHTALAPFWAARFGRDDLVGLQASARSGLVRTSLRGERTLLTGGAVTVIDGELLTGL
- a CDS encoding PadR family transcriptional regulator — encoded protein: MRSHGNDHGCGPGRRGAGRGDFEGGRAAFGPFGPPFGGGPFGGGPFGGGRGRGGGRGRARRGDVRASILALLKDRSMHGYEMIQEIGERSGGAWKPSPGSVYPTLQLLEDEGLIVSASEGGKKLFTLTDLGRSEAESGPDAPWEEAGRGVDWEGVNEIRQAGFGLMEAFGQVWKTGSADQRQKALTVINDARKKLYLILADED
- a CDS encoding glutamate-cysteine ligase family protein yields the protein MGEKVVADAFAPSDRQAYREKLTQCLNGLERLLSERRFDRPRNLMGLEIELNLAGSDGMPRMRNAEVLQRIASRDFQTELGMFNLEVNILPHRLSGRVFDQLAEELRTGLAYAHRKAAEVDAGIVMIGILPTLGREDVVSANLSDVDRYMLLNDQMAAARGEEFVLDIEGVERLVATSASIAPESACTSVQLHLQVTPDRFADVWNAAQAIAAVQIALGANSPFLFGKELWRESRPPLFQQATDVRPPELRNQGVRPRTWFGERWIGSAYELFEENVRYYPPLLPICDEEDPLRVLDEGGVPSLAELVLHNGTVYRWNRPVYGLADGVPHLRVENRVLPAGPTVVDVIANSAFYYGLVRALADESRPVWSKLPFEAAAENFDAACRHGIEAELLWPRPGRSGGVARVPAVKLVRDELLPLAAAGLDAWNIEPADRDRYLGVIEERCRRGVNGASWQVDTYHRALEAGLEREGALAATTRRYGELMQAGEPVHTWPVGFPAP
- a CDS encoding pyridoxamine 5'-phosphate oxidase family protein yields the protein MPDTDTPDSTGLPGDAYEPTGRTVPSRARQRASYDKETVHSILDTAYLCHLGFVRDGAPVVLPTLFGRIDDRLYVHGSTGSRPLRATAAADPGLAVCLTVTHVDGLVLARSAFHHSMNYRSVVVHGIARTVTDPEERRVALDAIVDQVVPGRSRDSRPADTKELAATAVIRLDLDEVSAKIRTGGPNDDPEDLALPHWAGVIPVSRSYGAPLPSDDLAPAVPVPDYLTALHGGLPA